From one Rhizobium rosettiformans genomic stretch:
- a CDS encoding OsmC family protein, with product MADLRSRPIGATATLGRRGYPVISSSTGGGLEIVTGRTEAGFNPLDLLFASLAACMSMSARIAARELGLTGDFESLQVAVTGEKAPDEPSRFASIIVSLTFQGALDPHDQSRIAHRAEEICTVSNSLAVRPQLRIGSA from the coding sequence ATGGCAGATCTGCGGAGCCGCCCGATCGGCGCGACAGCGACACTGGGGCGAAGGGGTTATCCGGTCATCAGTTCCTCGACCGGTGGTGGGCTAGAAATCGTCACCGGACGGACCGAGGCCGGCTTCAACCCACTCGACCTGCTCTTTGCCTCGCTTGCTGCCTGCATGAGCATGAGCGCAAGGATCGCGGCCCGGGAACTGGGTTTAACAGGTGATTTCGAGAGCCTGCAGGTCGCAGTAACAGGAGAGAAGGCGCCAGACGAACCCTCGCGCTTCGCTTCCATCATCGTCTCGCTGACGTTCCAGGGTGCTCTTGATCCTCATGACCAGTCGAGGATTGCGCACCGCGCCGAAGAAATCTGCACTGTCAGCAACAGCCTCGCAGTTCGCCCCCAATTACGGATCGGCTCCGCCTAG
- the pbpC gene encoding penicillin-binding protein 1C, producing the protein MGRARRIGASLGVAAITATASLFALDWADRNYPPPLEDAREISTEILDRDGQLLRAFATKEGLWRLATTVDDVDPSLLKMLVAYEDRRYESHSGVDLLALGRAAWQLAANGRIVSGASTLSMQVARLIEPRRERSLTAKLSQIARAIQLERRLSKTEILNLYLTHAPYGGNLEGVRAASLAWFGKEPKRLSTAEAALLVALPQLPEKRRPDRYRDNALEARKRVLERAREADVVDETEVELALNASLPTMRRQLPALAPHLAEAARRKAPAEQLHQTTILRPVQEKLEKAALEAGRKLDPKVSLALLMADATTGEIVAEVGAADYFDASRSGWIDMTRAQRSPGSALKPFIYGLAFEQGLVAQETIIEDRPADFFGYRPKNFDMQYQGDVSIRQALQLSLNVPAVRLLDAVGPSRLMVRLRRAGVKLKLPPNEAPGLAIALGGAGITLKDLVQLYAGLANRQQPVRLGDGIRDLAEQIDEEPLFEPSAAFTVADVLGDVLPPTGSPPAGIAYKTGTSYGYRDAWSVGYDGRYVLGVWIGRPDNAAVPGISGYQTAAPILFEAFAKSGLAGTPLPRAPTGANRMAASDLPQSLRRFSVNTNGLIAISARERPPQIVYPLEGSVLERGKGPDGEALPVVMKMQAGRAPFRWLVDGKPMRDSTRRRTGEWHPEGIGQSTLTVIDAEGRAASVNVFVRN; encoded by the coding sequence ATGGGCCGCGCCCGGCGCATCGGTGCAAGCTTGGGGGTGGCTGCCATCACGGCCACCGCCTCGCTCTTTGCGCTGGATTGGGCAGATAGGAACTACCCTCCCCCGCTGGAGGACGCGCGCGAAATCTCGACCGAAATTCTCGATCGCGACGGCCAGCTCTTGCGCGCCTTTGCCACGAAAGAAGGCCTTTGGCGCCTGGCAACAACCGTCGATGACGTCGACCCTTCCCTGCTGAAAATGCTGGTCGCCTATGAGGACCGCCGCTATGAGAGCCACTCCGGCGTCGATCTCCTGGCGCTGGGCCGCGCTGCCTGGCAACTGGCCGCGAACGGCCGCATCGTTTCGGGTGCCTCCACCCTCTCCATGCAGGTCGCCCGCCTGATCGAACCTCGTCGCGAGCGATCACTGACCGCCAAACTCAGCCAGATCGCCCGCGCGATCCAGTTGGAACGGCGTCTTTCGAAGACCGAGATCCTCAATCTCTACCTGACCCATGCCCCCTATGGCGGCAATCTGGAAGGCGTGCGCGCAGCTAGCCTCGCCTGGTTTGGCAAGGAGCCGAAGCGGTTGTCGACTGCGGAGGCCGCTCTCTTGGTCGCCCTTCCGCAACTGCCCGAGAAACGCCGCCCGGATCGCTACCGCGACAATGCACTCGAAGCCCGCAAGCGGGTTCTGGAGCGCGCACGCGAGGCCGACGTCGTCGACGAGACGGAGGTCGAACTCGCGCTCAACGCATCCCTCCCGACTATGCGCAGGCAGTTGCCGGCTCTAGCCCCTCATTTGGCGGAAGCCGCCAGACGAAAGGCACCCGCAGAACAGCTTCACCAGACCACCATTTTACGCCCCGTGCAGGAAAAGCTGGAAAAGGCGGCCCTCGAAGCGGGCCGCAAGCTCGACCCCAAGGTCTCGCTCGCTTTGCTGATGGCCGATGCCACCACCGGGGAGATCGTCGCCGAAGTCGGGGCCGCCGACTATTTCGATGCATCCCGCTCCGGTTGGATCGACATGACGCGGGCTCAGCGTTCACCCGGCTCGGCGCTGAAACCCTTCATCTACGGCCTCGCCTTCGAGCAGGGGCTGGTGGCGCAGGAAACAATCATCGAGGATCGTCCTGCCGACTTCTTCGGCTACCGCCCGAAGAATTTCGACATGCAGTATCAAGGCGACGTCAGCATCCGTCAGGCGCTGCAATTGTCTCTCAACGTACCCGCTGTCCGTCTTCTCGATGCCGTTGGTCCCTCGCGCCTGATGGTGCGCCTGCGCCGCGCCGGAGTGAAACTAAAGCTGCCGCCGAACGAAGCGCCGGGCCTGGCGATTGCGCTGGGCGGTGCAGGGATCACACTGAAAGACCTCGTGCAGCTTTACGCCGGTCTCGCAAACCGCCAACAGCCGGTCCGGCTGGGGGACGGCATCCGCGACTTGGCCGAACAGATCGACGAAGAGCCACTTTTCGAACCCTCTGCGGCCTTTACCGTCGCAGACGTGCTTGGCGACGTTCTCCCGCCGACCGGAAGCCCGCCTGCCGGCATAGCTTACAAGACGGGCACCAGCTACGGCTATCGTGACGCCTGGTCGGTCGGCTATGACGGGCGCTATGTGCTCGGGGTCTGGATCGGCCGCCCGGACAATGCCGCCGTCCCCGGCATTTCCGGCTATCAGACCGCAGCCCCCATCCTCTTCGAAGCCTTTGCCAAATCCGGCCTTGCCGGAACGCCGCTGCCCCGCGCCCCGACAGGTGCAAACCGCATGGCGGCATCGGACCTACCGCAATCGCTTCGCCGCTTCTCGGTCAACACCAACGGCCTGATCGCCATCTCCGCGCGCGAGCGGCCACCCCAGATTGTCTACCCCCTGGAAGGTTCGGTTCTCGAGCGCGGCAAGGGCCCGGATGGCGAGGCTTTGCCGGTCGTCATGAAGATGCAAGCCGGACGCGCACCCTTTCGGTGGCTCGTCGATGGCAAACCCATGCGTGACTCCACGCGCCGCAGGACCGGGGAATGGCATCCGGAAGGCATCGGGCAATCAACCCTGACCGTGATCGATGCGGAAGGGCGAGCCGCCTCGGTCAATGTCTTTGTTCGGAATTGA
- a CDS encoding DUF475 domain-containing protein has protein sequence MSTSAATGANSTLGYFRWAFIVTAIGLVMGAALGWQMSGTITGMMTIFFICSVLAVLEISLSFDNAIVNANKLKDMTPVWQRRFLTWGILIAVFGMRIIFPLLIVVIAAQIGPIEAVILAAREPAEYARIMNDAHLPIAAFGGTFLMMVGLTYFFNQEKDIHWIEWLESHMARSASIKGIEIALVLLLILLFSNLLEGEEATTFVYSAIYGLVTFLAVEVLGGLLDASQRAMSEAAKGGLGAFIYLEVLDASFSFDGVIGAFALTQNLFIIAIGLGIGAMYVRSMTIMLVEKGTLAEYRYLEHGAFYAILILSVIMYVQTLVHIPEVITGLGGAALIGISLWSSIKYNRHEREEEHRLASEAVAEHI, from the coding sequence ATGAGCACATCAGCAGCAACAGGTGCCAACTCTACGCTCGGCTACTTCCGCTGGGCCTTCATCGTCACCGCAATCGGACTTGTCATGGGGGCGGCTCTCGGATGGCAGATGAGCGGCACCATCACCGGCATGATGACCATCTTCTTCATCTGCTCGGTCCTGGCCGTGCTTGAAATCTCGCTATCCTTCGACAATGCGATCGTCAACGCCAACAAACTCAAGGACATGACGCCCGTCTGGCAACGGCGCTTCCTGACCTGGGGCATCCTCATCGCCGTCTTCGGCATGCGCATCATCTTCCCGCTGTTGATCGTTGTGATCGCGGCGCAGATCGGCCCGATCGAAGCGGTGATCCTCGCCGCCCGCGAGCCCGCGGAATATGCTCGCATCATGAACGATGCGCATCTGCCGATCGCGGCCTTCGGTGGTACCTTCCTGATGATGGTCGGCCTCACCTACTTCTTCAACCAGGAGAAGGACATCCACTGGATCGAGTGGCTCGAAAGCCATATGGCGCGCTCCGCCTCCATCAAGGGCATCGAGATCGCACTCGTGCTGCTGCTGATCCTGCTGTTCTCGAACCTCCTAGAAGGAGAGGAAGCGACGACCTTCGTCTATTCGGCGATCTATGGTCTGGTGACCTTCCTCGCCGTCGAAGTTCTCGGCGGTCTGCTCGACGCCTCGCAGCGGGCCATGAGCGAAGCCGCAAAGGGCGGCCTTGGCGCTTTCATTTATCTCGAAGTGCTGGATGCCAGCTTCTCCTTCGACGGCGTCATCGGCGCCTTCGCTCTGACGCAGAACCTATTCATCATCGCGATCGGCCTTGGCATCGGCGCCATGTATGTGCGCTCCATGACCATCATGCTCGTCGAAAAGGGCACGCTCGCCGAGTATCGTTATCTCGAACACGGCGCCTTCTACGCGATCCTGATCTTGTCGGTGATCATGTATGTGCAGACGCTGGTCCACATCCCTGAAGTCATCACCGGTCTCGGTGGCGCGGCACTCATCGGCATCTCGCTCTGGTCCTCGATCAAGTACAATCGCCATGAGCGGGAGGAAGAGCATCGTCTCGCCAGCGAAGCCGTGGCGGAGCATATCTGA